The Halodesulfovibrio sp. genome contains a region encoding:
- a CDS encoding SurA N-terminal domain-containing protein, whose amino-acid sequence MLDSIRQNSQSWGVKLAFALIVVVFVFWGVGSMNNNSNSAVLATVNDTAIMMPEFKRAYELQMGAIKQRFPGIDESQFKQLKIGQQVMQGLIARTLLLQEAERLGMKVTPVELKTEIASIPLFQNAQGKFDPEVYKQMLAAQGMSAGLFERQFTEDLLAKKVRENAVLSASVSDEEARDAFDYASEKRSMEYIMYSTTDFLKKAAVADADIQAYYDKNIDRYAVPAQVSVKYLAVTPAGLAHTVKVDDAEAEAYYAEHESGFRTEEQADASHILFKLDENASDKEVAAVTAKAEKVLKLARSGKDFGKLAKKYSEGPSAPTGGALGFFGRGQMVKPFEDAVFSMKAGEISEPVRTRFGLHLIKLNSIEPSTVPAFAKVKDQIVTKLAEDKAADKVTATLDVVMEQILSGKSLEDIAKEQDIKLVASPEFSRDQAPIVIGVAKDAAEELFAVPAGTTVDTPLESNGGYIVARVEESKPESSMPLKDVSASIKEQLVAEKAGELAYEAAKGVSEKVLAGDIAGQPKVANTPPVDRQGFIPGVGSADEVVKAVFETGEKKWMGPYKTPSGAVFVRLAKVDKPSEEAWQAAKSDVHKALLERKKQEMEQSFVKSLADKAEIKIKNSEFLNKL is encoded by the coding sequence ATGTTGGATTCCATTCGGCAAAATTCCCAATCCTGGGGTGTAAAACTTGCCTTTGCTCTCATAGTTGTAGTGTTTGTATTCTGGGGTGTAGGCTCTATGAACAACAATTCAAACTCTGCTGTGTTAGCTACTGTTAATGATACTGCTATTATGATGCCTGAGTTCAAACGAGCATATGAACTTCAGATGGGTGCTATCAAGCAGCGTTTTCCTGGCATTGACGAATCTCAGTTTAAACAGCTGAAAATCGGTCAGCAGGTTATGCAGGGTCTTATCGCCCGCACTCTCCTGCTTCAGGAAGCTGAACGTCTTGGTATGAAAGTCACTCCTGTTGAATTAAAAACAGAAATCGCATCTATCCCTCTGTTCCAGAATGCTCAGGGCAAGTTTGATCCTGAAGTGTACAAGCAGATGCTTGCTGCACAGGGAATGTCTGCCGGTCTTTTTGAGCGTCAGTTTACAGAAGACCTTTTGGCAAAAAAAGTTCGTGAAAATGCAGTTCTTTCTGCAAGCGTTTCTGATGAAGAAGCTCGCGATGCTTTTGATTATGCCAGCGAAAAACGTTCTATGGAGTACATTATGTACTCCACAACCGATTTTCTTAAAAAAGCTGCTGTGGCAGATGCTGATATCCAAGCATACTACGACAAAAACATTGATCGCTATGCAGTGCCTGCACAGGTTTCCGTAAAGTACCTTGCTGTTACACCAGCTGGTCTTGCGCATACTGTAAAGGTTGATGATGCAGAAGCTGAAGCGTACTACGCTGAGCACGAAAGCGGATTCCGCACAGAAGAGCAGGCTGATGCAAGCCACATTCTCTTTAAACTGGACGAAAACGCTTCCGACAAAGAAGTTGCTGCTGTAACTGCAAAAGCAGAAAAAGTACTCAAACTTGCACGTAGCGGTAAAGACTTCGGCAAGCTTGCTAAAAAATACTCTGAAGGACCTTCCGCACCTACTGGTGGCGCGCTTGGTTTCTTTGGTCGCGGTCAGATGGTTAAGCCATTTGAAGATGCAGTGTTCTCAATGAAAGCTGGTGAAATTTCCGAACCGGTTCGTACCCGTTTCGGCTTACACCTCATTAAGCTTAACAGCATTGAGCCAAGCACTGTACCTGCTTTTGCAAAAGTAAAAGACCAGATTGTGACCAAACTTGCTGAAGACAAAGCTGCTGATAAAGTTACAGCAACTCTTGATGTTGTAATGGAACAGATTCTTTCTGGTAAGTCTTTGGAAGACATCGCAAAAGAACAGGATATCAAACTGGTTGCATCTCCGGAATTCTCCCGCGATCAGGCTCCTATTGTTATCGGTGTTGCTAAAGATGCTGCTGAAGAGCTGTTTGCAGTGCCTGCCGGTACAACTGTAGATACTCCGCTTGAGTCTAACGGCGGCTACATTGTTGCCCGTGTCGAAGAGTCTAAGCCTGAATCCAGCATGCCTCTTAAAGACGTGTCTGCTTCTATTAAAGAGCAGCTCGTTGCTGAAAAAGCTGGTGAACTTGCATACGAAGCTGCAAAAGGCGTTTCCGAAAAAGTTCTCGCAGGCGATATTGCCGGTCAGCCAAAAGTTGCAAACACTCCACCGGTAGATCGTCAGGGCTTTATCCCGGGCGTTGGTTCTGCTGATGAAGTTGTGAAAGCAGTATTCGAAACTGGCGAGAAAAAATGGATGGGTCCTTACAAAACTCCTTCCGGTGCTGTGTTTGTTCGCCTTGCTAAGGTTGATAAACCTTCTGAAGAAGCTTGGCAGGCAGCAAAATCAGATGTGCATAAAGCACTTCTTGAGCGCAAAAAACAGGAAATGGAGCAGAGCTTTGTGAAGTCTCTTGCTGATAAAGCAGAGATTAAAATCAAAAACTCAGAGTTCCTCAATAAACTGTAA
- a CDS encoding aconitate hydratase, which produces MPQNVTQKIISGHLVSGTMSAGSEIELRIDQTLTQDATGTMAYLQFEALGVDRVKTDLSVSYVDHNTLQMGFRNPDDHRYLKTVAEKYGIVFSPAGTGICHQLHLENFGKPGATLVGSDSHTPTAGGLGSLAMGAGGLSVALAMAGEPYTITMPKVVRVYLEGELTGWASAKDVILHLLGQLTVKGGVGKVFEYAGPGVETLSVPERAVITNMGAELGATTSIFPSDDNTREFLTRMGRPEDWTKLVADEGAEYDEEIRITLNDLVPLAAKPHMPDQVVTVASLAGTTVNQVAIGSCTNSSYADLASVANLFAGKHVKFETDTLISPGSKQVLKMLTREGLLENLIDSGARLLECSCGPCIGMGGSPVSEGVSVRTFNRNFEGRSGTKDAQVYLVSPLTAAMAALHGEFTDPAEWGEAPQIPELPKTTPSIRDQFIFPPEDGSDVEVVRGPNIVPLEQFAAVEADIEADVVIVAGDNITTDHIMPAGAVITALRSNVPAISEHVFERMDASFATRAKNTANGVIVAGENYGQGSSREHAALAPRHLGVRAVVAKSFARIHRANLVNFGILPLMLVDKEAYEAFEQEQNVTVPALELQAGASVELVLSAGKRVAVTNDLTQKELDIIRAGGLLNYVRFSKRREA; this is translated from the coding sequence ATGCCACAGAACGTAACGCAAAAGATTATTTCCGGACATCTGGTCTCCGGAACTATGAGTGCAGGCAGCGAAATTGAGCTGCGTATTGACCAGACTTTGACACAGGATGCCACAGGAACAATGGCATACCTCCAGTTTGAAGCATTGGGTGTTGACCGTGTAAAAACAGATTTATCTGTTAGCTACGTAGATCATAATACACTGCAAATGGGCTTTAGAAACCCTGACGATCATCGTTATCTTAAAACGGTTGCAGAAAAGTACGGTATTGTGTTTTCACCTGCCGGAACAGGAATCTGCCACCAGCTTCATCTTGAAAATTTTGGCAAACCGGGTGCAACTCTGGTTGGTTCTGACAGTCATACTCCAACAGCAGGCGGCTTGGGTTCTCTTGCTATGGGAGCAGGCGGGCTGTCCGTTGCGTTAGCAATGGCAGGTGAACCATACACCATCACTATGCCGAAAGTTGTTCGCGTGTATCTTGAAGGCGAACTTACCGGCTGGGCATCTGCTAAAGATGTTATTTTGCACTTGCTGGGTCAACTCACTGTGAAGGGCGGCGTAGGTAAAGTTTTTGAATACGCAGGTCCCGGTGTAGAAACCCTTTCCGTACCAGAGCGTGCTGTCATTACCAACATGGGAGCAGAGCTCGGCGCAACAACTTCTATTTTTCCGAGTGATGATAACACTCGCGAATTCCTTACCCGCATGGGACGTCCTGAAGACTGGACAAAACTTGTTGCGGATGAGGGCGCAGAGTACGACGAAGAAATTCGCATAACACTTAACGATCTGGTTCCGCTTGCTGCTAAACCGCACATGCCGGATCAGGTTGTTACTGTTGCCAGTCTTGCTGGCACTACCGTAAATCAGGTTGCTATCGGTTCCTGTACTAACTCTTCCTATGCAGACCTTGCTTCTGTGGCAAATTTGTTTGCAGGAAAACATGTTAAATTTGAAACTGATACGCTCATCAGCCCCGGCTCCAAGCAGGTGCTGAAAATGCTTACCCGCGAAGGCTTGCTTGAGAACTTAATTGATTCCGGTGCTCGCCTTTTAGAGTGTTCATGCGGTCCTTGTATTGGAATGGGCGGTTCTCCTGTTTCGGAAGGTGTATCGGTACGCACCTTTAATAGAAACTTTGAAGGACGTTCCGGTACTAAGGATGCGCAGGTGTATCTTGTGAGCCCGTTGACTGCGGCAATGGCTGCATTACATGGAGAGTTCACAGACCCTGCTGAGTGGGGTGAAGCTCCACAAATTCCAGAACTGCCGAAAACTACCCCGTCTATTCGGGATCAGTTTATTTTTCCACCGGAAGATGGCTCTGATGTTGAAGTTGTGCGTGGACCGAATATCGTTCCTCTTGAACAATTTGCAGCTGTTGAGGCTGACATTGAAGCAGATGTAGTCATTGTTGCCGGGGATAATATTACCACTGACCATATTATGCCAGCAGGAGCAGTAATAACTGCTTTACGTTCTAATGTACCAGCGATCAGTGAACATGTATTTGAGCGTATGGATGCATCATTTGCTACGCGCGCAAAAAATACAGCAAATGGTGTCATTGTTGCCGGTGAAAACTATGGTCAGGGATCATCACGAGAACACGCAGCGCTTGCACCGCGTCATTTAGGTGTACGGGCTGTTGTTGCTAAATCTTTTGCACGCATTCATCGCGCAAACCTCGTTAACTTCGGTATCTTGCCGCTTATGCTGGTGGATAAGGAAGCATACGAAGCGTTTGAACAGGAACAAAATGTAACAGTGCCAGCGCTTGAGCTTCAAGCAGGAGCTTCTGTTGAACTTGTTCTTAGCGCAGGAAAGCGTGTGGCTGTAACAAACGATTTGACGCAAAAGGAACTGGATATAATTCGTGCAGGGGGTCTGCTGAATTATGTTCGCTTCTCAAAAAGGCGTGAAGCCTAG
- a CDS encoding sigma-54 dependent transcriptional regulator, which translates to MSSRRILFLAPATSITRIFPQLKDAGFEVGLAENYKGALAFIAKSRPDVIFSRPSLSGYSVEELLTAAEADKDFPSIVVFSDKGNASEAEKFLQMGAHDYWLEPLLFEKICAVVPEQGTKPKAVPPTSTLGGNKAAIPATDNGPTIIGSNRAMQRVLALARQVAPSKATVLISGESGTGKEMFSRYLHAQSDRADNSFIAVNCAALPEHLLESELFGHEKGSFTGAISRKLGKFELAHNGTILLDEISEMDLALQAKLLRVLQEGELDRVGGTETIKVNVRVLATTNRHLEDWVKEGQFRQDLYFRLNVIPLKLPALAERGDDVIELARFFIDMYTKEYALPAAQVSSEAISWLKTYNWPGNVRELQNLMERAVLLAGGNAIEPCHFLLDPDNWPLFEDEGVEECQATGTDSDSCSGLGDGGCGNFNGSVIPIHEMERILILKGLEQTSGNRTQAADLLGISVRTLRNKLNEYRSQGVEIP; encoded by the coding sequence ATGTCATCAAGACGTATACTTTTTCTTGCACCGGCTACTTCGATTACTCGTATTTTCCCCCAGCTTAAAGACGCAGGTTTTGAAGTAGGGCTTGCGGAAAATTATAAAGGCGCACTTGCATTTATTGCCAAGTCTCGTCCTGATGTGATTTTTTCGCGTCCTTCATTATCCGGTTATTCAGTGGAAGAACTTTTGACTGCTGCCGAGGCAGACAAAGACTTCCCGTCTATTGTTGTATTTTCTGATAAAGGAAATGCAAGCGAAGCTGAAAAATTTCTTCAAATGGGTGCGCATGATTATTGGCTCGAACCACTGTTGTTTGAAAAAATATGTGCAGTAGTGCCCGAACAAGGTACAAAGCCGAAGGCTGTTCCACCTACATCTACATTAGGTGGGAATAAAGCGGCTATTCCGGCTACAGATAACGGACCGACAATCATCGGTTCTAACCGTGCTATGCAACGAGTACTTGCATTGGCGCGGCAGGTTGCACCTTCAAAAGCGACTGTTTTAATCTCCGGAGAATCCGGTACCGGTAAAGAAATGTTCTCACGATATCTGCATGCACAATCAGACCGTGCAGATAATTCTTTTATTGCAGTTAACTGCGCTGCATTGCCAGAACACTTGCTAGAAAGCGAACTTTTCGGGCATGAAAAGGGATCATTTACCGGCGCTATTTCTCGTAAGCTCGGAAAATTTGAGCTGGCGCACAATGGTACAATTCTGCTGGACGAGATTTCAGAAATGGATCTTGCGTTGCAGGCAAAGCTATTGCGCGTCCTTCAGGAAGGAGAGCTTGACCGTGTTGGTGGTACAGAAACCATCAAAGTGAATGTCAGAGTTTTGGCAACCACAAACCGTCATCTCGAAGATTGGGTTAAGGAAGGACAATTCCGACAGGATTTGTATTTCCGCCTTAACGTAATTCCGTTAAAACTTCCGGCGCTTGCAGAACGTGGCGATGATGTTATTGAACTCGCCCGTTTCTTTATTGATATGTATACAAAGGAATACGCACTGCCTGCTGCTCAGGTTTCTTCCGAGGCGATTTCCTGGCTGAAGACGTACAATTGGCCGGGTAACGTTCGTGAATTACAGAACCTTATGGAGCGCGCAGTACTGCTTGCTGGTGGTAACGCCATTGAACCGTGCCACTTTTTGCTTGATCCTGATAATTGGCCGCTTTTCGAAGACGAGGGTGTCGAAGAGTGTCAGGCAACCGGTACAGATTCAGATTCTTGCTCCGGCTTAGGTGATGGCGGTTGCGGCAATTTTAATGGTAGTGTTATTCCAATTCATGAGATGGAACGCATACTTATTTTGAAAGGCTTGGAACAGACATCGGGCAACCGAACGCAGGCAGCTGACCTGCTCGGGATTTCTGTTCGAACCTTACGAAACAAGCTGAATGAGTACCGTAGTCAAGGGGTTGAAATTCCTTAG
- a CDS encoding aminotransferase class I/II-fold pyridoxal phosphate-dependent enzyme: MPNSTPSQKQGSHGGEIFRVARETGAALADIMDFSSNANSLCRDTTEEILFSNMKGAYSDYNHYPDTWSADLTVAIAEHESVTPHEVLVGHGSTETIFLTFQQVKPKSVLLVGPMFSEYEKACSIFAERYDVVTCTSDTSFVPDTADFAKSSQYDLVVLCSPNNPATITYPNMQEILKAISSPYILIDSTYREFMYGEEAYAATETKQYRKWCNKNSRIITMHSFTKFFYCTGIRLGYALSDEKTIQLLQKGKMPWTVTASAQKAGLSFLKNIERYRDRLPQMRNFRTEFVEAICSTNVFAPNKIFAGVNFLFCRLQNPNHGADFYAFLFERNILVRLCDNIPGTEKGFIRMQVKTPQEWEPLIKALREWSALLNR, from the coding sequence ATGCCCAATTCCACACCATCCCAAAAGCAAGGCTCTCACGGAGGCGAAATATTTCGCGTTGCCCGCGAAACAGGCGCGGCACTTGCTGATATTATGGATTTTTCCAGCAACGCCAATTCACTGTGCAGAGACACAACAGAAGAAATTCTGTTCTCCAACATGAAGGGGGCATACAGCGACTATAACCATTATCCTGACACATGGTCAGCAGATTTGACGGTTGCAATTGCAGAGCACGAGTCGGTTACACCACATGAAGTTCTTGTCGGTCACGGTTCTACAGAAACAATATTCTTAACATTTCAGCAAGTTAAACCTAAAAGCGTATTGCTTGTCGGCCCTATGTTCTCTGAATACGAAAAAGCGTGTTCAATCTTTGCTGAAAGGTATGATGTCGTTACATGCACATCCGATACCAGTTTTGTACCGGATACGGCTGATTTTGCCAAATCAAGCCAATACGACCTCGTGGTGCTTTGCTCTCCGAATAATCCTGCGACGATAACCTACCCCAACATGCAGGAGATACTCAAAGCTATTTCAAGCCCATATATATTGATAGATTCCACGTATCGAGAATTTATGTATGGAGAAGAAGCATATGCAGCGACAGAAACAAAGCAGTACCGGAAATGGTGCAACAAAAATTCACGCATTATCACCATGCACAGCTTCACTAAATTTTTCTACTGCACTGGAATACGACTGGGATATGCGCTGAGTGACGAAAAGACAATCCAATTGCTGCAAAAAGGAAAAATGCCGTGGACAGTAACAGCATCCGCCCAAAAAGCGGGACTTAGCTTTCTGAAAAATATTGAGCGATACCGTGACAGGCTTCCGCAGATGCGCAACTTCAGGACAGAATTTGTAGAGGCTATTTGTTCAACAAACGTTTTTGCGCCAAACAAAATTTTCGCGGGAGTCAATTTTCTCTTTTGTAGATTACAGAATCCGAACCACGGGGCAGATTTCTATGCTTTTCTTTTTGAGCGAAATATCCTCGTCCGGCTTTGTGACAATATCCCGGGGACTGAAAAAGGATTCATCCGCATGCAGGTGAAGACGCCCCAAGAATGGGAGCCACTTATTAAAGCCTTGCGAGAATGGAGTGCGTTGCTTAACAGATAG
- a CDS encoding sigma 54-interacting transcriptional regulator, translating into MPKSGDSQHQVQDAQDVKKAKERVFSATFSGRDVTISDFPLPDASSHESFPLPSTQDERPDAQKKHPKSYQRLQTKLNSLDITPFLDLMLSVAHERDPAKIIERASTGYKGTHVTMGVFWLRPTPKMADIIPPHPLSESMLKLVAYSGIGDSTPSAWKHAQGTFDLVPITEPIFASCLNGIPSIGSSPEDWDRPAWAIQEGYQAYSSFPVMYNDEFLGIISTFYDRPMVGPFAQLHSMHQKMHKIFADTVARALVNAVAFEEIQKLRGELEFENELLRRAVDEKRLDDNLIGDSDSLAHVMEQIGVVSPTDASVLILGESGTGKELLAGAIHSRSSRSQNAFVRVNCSAIPHELFESEFFGHVKGSFTGAIRDRVGRFQMADGGTLFLDEVGEIPLELQGKLLRVLQEGTFEPVGDERSRKVNVRIVAATNKDLTKEVAAGRFRQDLYFRLSVFPINVPPLRDRRNDIPLLARHFIHLAATRMNITPPRLKPHHVEKLQEYDWPGNVRELQNVVERAVIMSHSGTMEFYIQDNSHATPPTEMNVHAYSATIPAAAPPASAPPPQDIITEVEWIAMQQVNIQQALEATNWRVQGHGGAAELLGIKPTTLRSRIQKLGIKKP; encoded by the coding sequence ATGCCAAAATCAGGCGACAGCCAGCATCAGGTTCAGGATGCACAAGATGTAAAAAAAGCAAAAGAACGTGTGTTCAGTGCAACCTTTTCTGGAAGAGATGTCACAATCAGTGACTTTCCACTACCTGATGCGAGCAGCCATGAATCTTTCCCCCTTCCATCAACGCAAGACGAAAGACCTGACGCACAAAAAAAGCATCCTAAAAGCTACCAGCGACTTCAAACCAAATTGAATTCGTTGGATATTACACCGTTTTTGGATTTGATGCTCTCTGTAGCGCACGAGCGAGATCCTGCCAAAATTATCGAACGCGCTAGTACCGGATACAAAGGTACACATGTTACCATGGGCGTATTCTGGTTACGCCCTACTCCCAAAATGGCAGACATAATACCTCCGCACCCGTTATCAGAGAGTATGCTGAAGCTTGTTGCCTACTCCGGCATAGGTGACAGTACCCCTTCAGCGTGGAAACATGCGCAAGGAACGTTCGACCTTGTCCCCATCACTGAACCAATTTTTGCATCATGCCTTAACGGTATTCCGTCCATCGGCTCTTCTCCAGAAGACTGGGATCGCCCTGCATGGGCAATTCAAGAAGGCTATCAGGCATATTCATCATTTCCTGTTATGTATAATGATGAGTTCCTCGGCATTATATCCACATTTTATGACCGCCCAATGGTTGGACCGTTTGCACAACTCCACTCAATGCACCAGAAAATGCATAAAATTTTTGCGGATACAGTTGCCCGTGCTCTTGTAAATGCTGTTGCATTTGAAGAAATCCAAAAACTACGCGGTGAGCTTGAATTTGAAAACGAACTGCTGCGCCGTGCTGTTGATGAAAAACGATTAGACGACAATCTCATCGGCGATTCAGATTCGTTAGCCCACGTTATGGAGCAAATCGGTGTGGTATCGCCAACTGATGCCAGCGTACTAATTTTGGGCGAATCCGGGACAGGTAAAGAATTATTAGCAGGAGCAATCCACAGTCGATCTTCACGTAGCCAAAATGCTTTTGTTCGCGTAAACTGCTCTGCTATTCCACACGAATTATTCGAAAGTGAATTTTTTGGACACGTTAAAGGCTCGTTTACCGGTGCTATTCGTGATCGTGTCGGACGATTCCAGATGGCTGACGGCGGAACTCTTTTCCTTGATGAAGTCGGAGAAATCCCATTAGAACTTCAAGGCAAGCTCCTCCGAGTCCTTCAGGAAGGAACATTCGAACCTGTTGGTGACGAACGTTCCAGAAAAGTAAACGTCCGCATTGTTGCCGCTACAAACAAAGACCTGACAAAAGAAGTTGCAGCAGGACGGTTTAGGCAGGATTTATATTTCCGGCTCTCTGTTTTTCCAATAAACGTGCCGCCACTTCGTGACCGCCGTAACGATATTCCGCTATTGGCGCGGCATTTTATCCACCTTGCTGCAACACGTATGAACATTACCCCACCGCGCCTTAAACCGCATCATGTTGAAAAACTGCAAGAGTACGATTGGCCGGGTAACGTGCGTGAACTTCAGAACGTTGTGGAACGCGCAGTTATTATGTCGCACAGTGGCACTATGGAATTCTACATCCAAGATAACAGCCACGCGACACCGCCAACTGAAATGAATGTGCACGCATACTCTGCCACTATCCCAGCGGCAGCGCCGCCTGCATCTGCGCCTCCACCTCAAGATATTATCACTGAGGTGGAATGGATTGCCATGCAGCAAGTCAATATTCAACAAGCTCTGGAAGCGACAAACTGGCGAGTTCAGGGGCACGGCGGTGCGGCAGAACTGCTTGGCATTAAACCGACCACCCTTCGCTCGCGCATACAGAAACTGGGCATAAAAAAGCCATAG
- a CDS encoding NifB/NifX family molybdenum-iron cluster-binding protein, translated as MRIAVAAKKRNDTYVVEPVFGRADLFVLVEKGKDAREVHENPYRDDTEAVGKKVAQWLIKEGVTTVLCGDVGSKTRFYLSEGGIFSAIGYDGTVDEALARYFAS; from the coding sequence ATGAGGATTGCTGTTGCAGCAAAAAAACGAAATGACACGTACGTAGTTGAGCCAGTTTTTGGTCGAGCTGACTTATTTGTACTGGTTGAAAAGGGAAAGGATGCTCGTGAAGTTCATGAGAATCCTTATCGAGACGATACGGAAGCTGTAGGGAAGAAGGTTGCCCAGTGGCTGATTAAAGAAGGAGTCACCACCGTTTTGTGTGGAGATGTTGGTTCAAAAACAAGATTTTATTTGAGCGAAGGCGGGATTTTTTCTGCCATCGGCTATGACGGGACGGTAGACGAGGCATTAGCCCGATACTTTGCTTCGTAG
- the thiE gene encoding thiamine phosphate synthase: protein MRQHADFSLYLVTDSSRCTMMPLEETVAAAVRGGVTMVQLREKTMETRKFVEVARQLRALLAPMDIPLIINDRVDIALAVHADGVHVGQTDMRVQDVRSLIGGDAIVGITVETPDQIEEANALDIDYIGISPVFSTPSVPRDAKPWQLPGVEKARSMTNLPIVGFEGITTANAADVIAAGADGVAVISAICGALSPKDAAEELRNAAFV, encoded by the coding sequence ATGAGGCAACATGCAGATTTCTCGCTTTATCTGGTAACAGACAGCAGCCGCTGCACAATGATGCCCCTTGAAGAAACAGTTGCAGCTGCCGTGCGCGGCGGCGTAACTATGGTACAGCTTCGTGAGAAGACCATGGAGACTCGAAAGTTTGTAGAAGTTGCACGCCAGCTTCGAGCTTTGTTAGCTCCTATGGATATTCCTTTGATTATTAATGACCGTGTTGATATTGCGCTGGCAGTGCATGCTGATGGTGTTCATGTGGGACAGACCGACATGCGGGTTCAGGATGTGCGTTCCTTGATTGGTGGGGATGCAATTGTGGGGATTACCGTTGAAACCCCTGACCAGATTGAAGAAGCCAACGCATTAGATATTGACTATATTGGTATTTCTCCTGTATTTTCTACACCTTCTGTGCCAAGAGATGCAAAGCCGTGGCAACTGCCAGGCGTTGAAAAAGCTCGAAGCATGACGAATCTCCCGATTGTAGGCTTTGAAGGAATTACCACAGCGAATGCCGCAGATGTAATTGCCGCAGGCGCTGACGGTGTTGCTGTTATCTCTGCAATTTGTGGTGCTTTGTCTCCGAAGGATGCGGCAGAAGAACTGCGAAACGCAGCCTTTGTTTAG
- the thiM gene encoding hydroxyethylthiazole kinase has protein sequence MLSIDTVWDNIDKVRGSGPVVHSITNYVVMNSTANALLSAGASPIMAHAKEELEELIAIAGALVLNIGTLSPEWIESMRLGASIAAANYKPVILDPVGAGASALRTQTALSLLEEGGISIVRGNASEIMALAGITSTTRGVDSCHDTSEAEKAANALAKKYRCVVAVSGCIDVITDGDTMYTIRGGSEYMALVTGMGCIATALCGAHMAICEDMLGAAVSAMGCMAAAGGLAATASNGPGSFAVQFIDALHKLTEKDINRLVEVRVVE, from the coding sequence ATGTTATCAATCGACACTGTATGGGACAATATAGATAAAGTGCGGGGCAGTGGTCCTGTCGTGCATAGTATTACAAACTATGTTGTCATGAACTCTACCGCAAACGCACTTCTCAGCGCTGGCGCCTCACCGATTATGGCTCATGCAAAAGAAGAACTTGAGGAGCTTATTGCCATAGCTGGTGCTCTTGTTCTGAATATCGGAACCCTTAGTCCGGAATGGATTGAAAGTATGCGTCTGGGCGCTTCCATTGCCGCTGCGAACTATAAACCGGTTATCCTCGATCCTGTTGGTGCCGGTGCTTCCGCGTTGCGAACCCAAACGGCATTATCTCTTCTTGAAGAAGGTGGAATTTCAATTGTGCGAGGCAACGCCTCAGAAATTATGGCGCTGGCTGGTATAACCTCTACAACACGCGGCGTTGATTCTTGTCATGATACAAGTGAAGCGGAAAAAGCGGCTAACGCATTAGCTAAAAAATACCGCTGTGTTGTGGCTGTTTCTGGTTGTATTGATGTTATTACCGATGGTGATACAATGTACACAATTAGAGGCGGCAGTGAATATATGGCACTGGTGACAGGTATGGGGTGCATTGCCACAGCACTTTGCGGAGCACATATGGCTATTTGTGAAGATATGCTCGGAGCAGCTGTTTCCGCAATGGGATGCATGGCAGCAGCAGGTGGACTTGCAGCGACAGCATCAAATGGACCGGGTTCTTTTGCTGTTCAGTTTATTGATGCGCTCCATAAGCTTACAGAGAAAGATATTAACCGACTAGTCGAAGTGAGGGTTGTGGAATGA